CAATCAGATTCTCTTTCAGGGTCAAATTGTCTGATATTGTAGTCGGCAAAAAAAATCACGTACTTTTCAAAATACCAACCAATTTTCATCATAACCGAAACGAAAAGTAAATAAAATGGCTTTAGTCCGATATTTTTATAAAGTAGAGAAAACGGAAGGAAAACGACTGAAAACATCATTATCCAATAACTCAACCAGTATTTTCCAGTCGCTCGATTGAGAAAAGCAGATTGGTCAGGATAAACAATTAATCCAATCAGGAAGTAAATCAAGTTGACTATTGCGTACCCAATTATTATCCATTTTATTATTCGGTATGCTTTTTTGAACTGTAATCTGTCTTTGAAAAGTAATTGAAGAATTAACAAAGTCAGAATCATTGCTGGTAAGCAATAAATCAGATTTGCGTTAATCAATTCAAGTATTCTATCAAATATTTCCACTCAAGATTTTGGTTTGGTCAAATTGTGCACAACGGTTTTGTATAACAATCAGTTGCGGATTGGTTTGAAACTAAGATAGCTAAAATTACCGACTTTTATGCTTGCGCGGTTTTGTCCGCAGTACACAAAGCCGCAATTGTTGTTATACGGTGTTGGCGGTAGTTTTTTATTTTAGTTCGTCTCTTTCTTTCAAATATTCATTTATAAAGTCTACATTTTCTTTTAGTTCTCCATTTGAATTTGTAACAGCTAAATTTAATAGATAGTCAACTCTTGCTTTTTCATCTTCATAATCAATTTTTTCAGTCCATAACAGTTGGTCAAGAATACCAATTCCCCAACCAATTACATTTTTGTCATTTATGAATTCTTCTACCCAATCATAACTTTTTTTTACAGCAAGATGCTTAATTAGCCAAACTGCCATATTTTTTCTTTCAGAGTTTAAGTCAGATTGATATATTGAATAAGCGTAGTCAGTTGCAAGTTCAGAGGAAATAAGACTCAAACAGCTCATCGCTAATTCCGCTCCAAGCTCATTAGATATTGCTTTCTCAACGGTTTCTTTAATCCATTTTTCTCCAAGAATATTTTCAATAGCCAATTTTGCATAATCAGTTCCACCACATTCCGAATTTTTAGTGATTGAGCCAATTTCAGTTCCTATTTTTTTCCAATCTGTATTCATTTTTTAATTACCGCCAACGGTTCGTATAAGAATAGTGCGTAGTTTGAGTGCGAGGATTTTCCGAAGGAAAATCAGATGCAAGCAAACAAGCACTAACTTTTGATTTAGGAATAAACTTACGCATTATTTTTATACATTGTTGTGTGTAGTTTTTATTTAGTTTCATATTCCGTTTTGTATAATTCCAAAAACTTTGAAGTCAGAATATTAATTTCCTTTTTCTTTTTTAATTTAAAGTCAATATACGTAATCAGAAACGGAACTATAAAAAAAGGAATAGCTAAAAACCATTTTCCTTTAACCAATGAAATTATTGAGAAAATAATTCCGATTCCCAATGCAATATTTACGTGAACTTTCATAGATTTCTTAAAATCAAAATCCAATTCAAATTTGTTTTCGCTATTTAGAATTCCAATTATTCTATGGTTGCCACCAGAATTAAATAATCCGTATTTTCTATTTAATTCAATTCTGTTCGGACTTATATTTCCATCATAAAATCCATTCAGAATTAATTTATTCAAAATGTTTAATGATTTCTCGTTATTTGAAATGGTTTCTTTCATTCCTCAAATTACACACAACGGTTTGTATATGAAAAGTAGCGGATTTTAGTCACTAACTTTTCGGATTATAACAGACCTTTAATTTATTCATTTTGTTTCGTTTAAGCGATTAAATCGCTATTTTTTATATACGTTGTTGTAAGCAGTACTTTATTTTTGCCACAGTTCAAATATTTCATTATCAGCACAACTCGCTGACTTTATGGCGTTCTCAAAATTAAATCCGTCATATTTGGAAACTATTTCATAAACTTTATTCCATCCGTCTGAACCTTGCGGAATAGAACAGCCTTTTCCATTTCCCATTAAAATTAACCACACATCAGGAAGGAAAGGACCTTCGTCTGTATTGATTAATTTTATTTCTTCAATTTCATTCCAGTCGATTTGTTCCGTTTTCCTCTTGGGATGAGTAACTTTTACATAAACGTCCGTGATTTCGGTTTCGTAATAATCTTCAGGTTGTTTTCTTTTTGTACTCTCGTTTTTTGAACCAAATAATTTATTCCAAAATACCATTAGCTTAATTGTTTTAATTCAAGTTTTAGATTCTCTTTTGCTTGGTTTTCGTAAAGTTGTTTAAAATAATCAGTTTTATATATGAAATTCAATTCTAATATATTTTTCAGCACTTTTTTTCTTCCTTTTCTGTACATAAAGTCTGGATAAATATGATATTCTTTTCTTATGTTCTCACTGTAAGTTTTATATTCTTTAGGGCTTTTTCCTAAAATTGAAAGGTCTAAATCCAAAAGTATATTCGTGTCATTATCTTCCGAAATTTTATGTTCTTTTGTCGCTTCAATTTGTGAAATACATTCATTGAGTTTGTCAAATGAAGTTTTGGCAATTCTATTTTTAAATGTTACAGCACTTTGGTATTCATTATTACTTTTGGTGGGTTTGTAAATTATGTCGTGATAATAAATGGCAAATAATAAACAGTCTATATCTTTAATTTCCGATTGAATTTTGTTCAACTCTGAAAGCATATTTTCTAAATGCTCAAGATTATGATAATGCCGTGATTTTGATGAGTAATTGTTCTCAATTTCATTCCAGCATTCCAAATTATAATCTTCGTTTTCCGAGTATTTTCTAATTAAATACAGAAATTTTTCTTTTATCATCTCGGTTTTTTGGGTATTGCTTACAACGTTTGTGTGTATGATTAGTGGCGTGTATAAGCCACTAATTTAGCAAATACAAACCGAATAGAAAATCCGCGAGGATTTTCGTAAGTAGGCTAGAACTAGCCATTAATTATACACGTTGTTGCCATACGTACTTTTTTTATTCAGTTATAATTTGTTTCCATTTGTCAGATTCCGCAAACTCTTTTACAATTCGGTTTCGTTCTGTGAGTAAATCAGTTATATATTTTTTGAGAAAAAGTATGTCCGCTAACTTACCTAAAATTCCGAATGGTGATTTATAATCAAAAAAATCAGTCATCAACGTTCCGCCATTCAATTCAGCAAAGTGATGTTCGTGTTTAAATTCATTAAATGCTCCGCTAACCATTTCGTCCGCAAAATAATTCGGTCGGTCAAATTCCGTTATTTTGGAAGTCAGTTTTTGATAAATTCCAAAATGTTTTGCTCGCCAAGTCACGCTTTCATTCAGTCCGATTAATCCGCTTGTTTTTCCAGCGATTGCAGTTTCATTCGTGTGTTCAGTTGATATTTTGTGTAAATCAATGCTCCGAGAAAGGTCAAAGACTATTTCCTTATCAGCTTTAATTTCAGTTCGTAATTCAATTCTCGGCATTCAGTTTGGGTATGTATGGCAACGGTTTGTGTAAGGATAGTTGCGTGTGCAAGCAACTAACTTACTAAAAATGGAACGAACCAGAGGAAAATCCGCAGGATTTTCCGAGTAGGCTAGAACCAAGCAATTATTTTTACACGGTGTTGTGCGTAGTTATTTTTTGTCATTTCTAATTATTTCACCTTCTTTCATGACAAAATGAACAGTCTTTATTGCCTCAATGTCCTTAAGAGGGTTGTTTTCAACAGCAATTATATCAGCATAATAATTAGGCTCAAGGATTCCTCTTTCATTATCAATGCCTAGAAGTTCAGCTGATTTGATTGTCATGGTCTGTAAAATATATGAAGCTGGTATTTCTGCTGCTTTCCACGTTTCTAAAACTTTAAGACTCGATTGTACACGGTTTAATTCTGGCAAGTTAACAATGATATCTGTTCCAAAAGCCATTGGAGTCCCAATTTTATAAGCTCTTTTAAGTCTGTCAATAAGCATATTGTTTAAAGCTGTTGCTGTTGTGGAATCCATGCCATAAGCATACCAATTGTCATAAGAGAAGTCTGTGCCTACTAGAAAGATTCCTTTTTCTTTCATTAATTGAAGCTGTTCATTGCTCAATCCAAATCCGTGTTCAATTCCAGCTGCACCTCCTGAAATGACATTTGTCGCTGCTATACCTCCTTGTACATGAACAGTTACTTTTATGTCGTATTTTTTTGCTTCGTCAACAGCTGCTTTTATATCTTCCTCATTATAAATTCCATTATCCTCACTAACTAATTTAATTACAGTAGCACCATAATAAATATTCTTTCTTACAGCTTTCTTTATTTCATCAGGAGTATCTGCATCTATATATTCAAAATTCCAAAAATGTTCGTGCTCTGGATTCACACCGCTAGATTGTCCACCATAGGGGGCAATAATTTTACCTGCATATATAATAGTAGGACCTTGAACCCAACCTTTATTAATAGCTTTAATGATGTCTGCGGTGGCGTAGTTTGCATCATTACCTATTTCTTTAATTGTTGTGAATCCATTATCTAAAAATTCTTTAGCAACAACTGTTCCCCTTATTGCACGGAGAGATGTGCTTTCGCCTACGAATTTCTTTTCCATCTGAACATTTCTATGAGGATAGTTAGATGTTATATGAACATGGCAGTCCATTAAACCAGGTAACACCCATGAGTTTGATAGGTCAATTATACTATCTGTCTTGTCATAGTTTAAGTTAGTTCCTACCTCCTTTATTTTACCATTTTGAACAATTATTATTTGATTCTCCAAAATTTTGCCGTTACGAGCATCGAAGAAATGACCTGCCTTGATTACAGTATTTTGAGCATTTATTATTATTGAAGTTATAAGAAAGACTAAGAGAAATATTGTTTTTTTTGTCATTATATTTTTGCTTTTAGAGTTTTGTTTAGTCTTGATTTTAATTACGCACAACGCTGAGTATATGCAAAGTAGGCGATTGCTGGAATCAAACTTATCAAACCGTTAAAATTTTGATACGGGCTACAGCCTTTGAATTTACTACTATTTCGCCTATTTTGTATATACATTGTTGTGTGGAGTTATTCTTCAATCAGTTTGTTAATTCTATCTTTATCAACATCACTAAAATTGTAAATTTCAAGTTTATCTGTCAGAGCTTTTAAATCATCAATGTACTTTTTTCTATTTCTTTTAGTACACTTAATAATTTCATCTTTACTTTCACTTACTTCATCCTCGTACAAATAGAATAAATTGTCTTTGTCTTTGAAAAATGAAGTGAAGATTTTAATTTTCTTATACTCATTATTTATTTTGCTTGAGTCAATAATACATTCAAAAGTATCAGGGTCAGCGTCCTTAACTTGTTTTTTATGGTAAAAGACATTGTTTTTATCAATCAAGATATGTGTCCGAATAATTCTTGTTGTCAATGGGTCAACCACTCCAGACAAAAACGGTTTGCCACAGAAATATAAATTATTCTTATCGCATGCCCATGCTGAAAATCCGTCATCAGTTAAGAAATCGTATTTTTCTAAAAAGTCTTGCGAATATCCCGAATCCTCTCTAATTACTCTGAATGACTCAGAATCTGCTGAATCAATGATTTCGTCAGAATGAAATACAATATTTGAATCTTTAGCATAAAATCTGTTTAGAGTTTTAAATGTGTCTTTATCAAAATCGAACATTTGTCCATTTACAAAAAGATGCTCATTGTCTGCAAAAAAATGCTCCGAAATATTAATTAAATCTTCGGTAAAATCCTCCTTTACTTTTTTACCAAACCAGAAAAGGGTATTGTCAATCTTGAAATAGCCATAACTCTTATAATCCTTAAAAG
This genomic stretch from Flavobacteriaceae bacterium GSB9 harbors:
- a CDS encoding SRPBCC family protein; this translates as MPRIELRTEIKADKEIVFDLSRSIDLHKISTEHTNETAIAGKTSGLIGLNESVTWRAKHFGIYQKLTSKITEFDRPNYFADEMVSGAFNEFKHEHHFAELNGGTLMTDFFDYKSPFGILGKLADILFLKKYITDLLTERNRIVKEFAESDKWKQIITE
- a CDS encoding amidohydrolase family protein; this translates as MTKKTIFLLVFLITSIIINAQNTVIKAGHFFDARNGKILENQIIIVQNGKIKEVGTNLNYDKTDSIIDLSNSWVLPGLMDCHVHITSNYPHRNVQMEKKFVGESTSLRAIRGTVVAKEFLDNGFTTIKEIGNDANYATADIIKAINKGWVQGPTIIYAGKIIAPYGGQSSGVNPEHEHFWNFEYIDADTPDEIKKAVRKNIYYGATVIKLVSEDNGIYNEEDIKAAVDEAKKYDIKVTVHVQGGIAATNVISGGAAGIEHGFGLSNEQLQLMKEKGIFLVGTDFSYDNWYAYGMDSTTATALNNMLIDRLKRAYKIGTPMAFGTDIIVNLPELNRVQSSLKVLETWKAAEIPASYILQTMTIKSAELLGIDNERGILEPNYYADIIAVENNPLKDIEAIKTVHFVMKEGEIIRNDKK
- a CDS encoding DKNYY domain-containing protein, with amino-acid sequence MKLFSRNKDSYKKFKGQEYFYTDNSNNLYFKSFHTGNFELVKEADLKSLTFLSNTYFYDKERIFHESKCLKKGYSTFKDYKSYGYFKIDNTLFWFGKKVKEDFTEDLINISEHFFADNEHLFVNGQMFDFDKDTFKTLNRFYAKDSNIVFHSDEIIDSADSESFRVIREDSGYSQDFLEKYDFLTDDGFSAWACDKNNLYFCGKPFLSGVVDPLTTRIIRTHILIDKNNVFYHKKQVKDADPDTFECIIDSSKINNEYKKIKIFTSFFKDKDNLFYLYEDEVSESKDEIIKCTKRNRKKYIDDLKALTDKLEIYNFSDVDKDRINKLIEE